A DNA window from Helianthus annuus cultivar XRQ/B chromosome 15, HanXRQr2.0-SUNRISE, whole genome shotgun sequence contains the following coding sequences:
- the LOC110911972 gene encoding protein POLLENLESS 3-LIKE 2 — MMQDKCNAPSGFRPTKSAPSSPTKPLGGEVLRTQSDSFNLNTIRPESLNFNMNRSESYHLAHKVPAVGDSPYVRAKHVQLVEKDPERAISLFWAAINAGDRVDSALKDMAIVMKQQNRAEEAIEAIKSLRRRCSDQAQESLDNILLDLYRRCGRLDDQIGLLRHKLFLIQQGMAFNGKRTKTARSQGKKFQVSVEQEATRLLGNLGWGLMQQNKYTEAEDAYRRALMIAPDNNKMCNLGICLMKQGRVGEAKETLRLVKPAAVDGPRGVDSHLKAYDRAQQMLRDLESEMKSGGDKIQFDDAFMSSSTLWQPQPCGKEHCSNPSKTRDGYANENENNWNTIVTHGVDNSVSKRSRRPGSPDGRTGFLPDSKDFEKAIIAAVLGSSTKPENMKLVERKIEKRLKVFQDITPSIISPSRA, encoded by the exons ATGATGCAAGATAAGTGCAATGCTCCTTCAGGGTTTAGACCCACTAAATCAGCTCCGTCATCTCCGACCAAGCCCCTCGGTGGTGAGGTATTGAGAACTCAGTCCGACTCGTTTAATTTGAATACTATTCGGCCCGAGTCACTCAATTTCAACATGAACCGGTCTGAGTCTTACCATCTGGCTCACAAGGTCCCTGCTGTTGGTGACTCTCCTTATGTCCGAGCCAAACATGTTCAG TTGGTAGAGAAGGATCCGGAGAGGGCAATATCGTTATTTTGGGCAGCGATTAACGCAGGAGATCGAGTTGATAGTGCGCTGAAAGATATGGCCATTGTTATGAAACAACAGAATCGCGCAGAAGAAGCCATTGAAGCGATTAAGTCGCTGCGAAGAAGGTGTTCGGATCAAGCTCAAGAGTCGCTAGATAACATCCTTTTGGATCTCTATAGG AGATGTGGGCGATTGGATGATCAGATTGGATTGTTGAGACACAAGTTGTTCTTGATCCAACAAGGGATGGCTTTCAATGGGAAACGAACGAAAACCGCAAGATCCCAAGGGAAGAAATTTCAAGTTTCGGTGGAGCAGGAGGCAACTCGCCTACTG GGGAATTTGGGATGGGGGCTTatgcaacaaaacaagtatacAGAAGCTGAAGATGCATACAGAAGGGCACTAATGATAGCACCAGATAACAACAAGATGTGCAATTTGGGCATATGTTTGATGAAGCAAGGGAGGGTTGGTGAGGCTAAGGAGACACTTAGACTAGTGAAGCCAGCAGCGGTGGATGGGCCAAGAGGCGTTGACTCGCATCTCAAGGCTTACGATAGAGCACAACAGATGCTTCGAGATCTCGAATCAGAGATGAAAAGTGGAGGAGATAAGATACAGTTTGATGATGCATTCATGAGTTCCTCAACCCTTTGGCAACCACAACCTTGTGGTAAAGAACATTGTTCAAACCCGAGCAAAACCCGAGATGGTTATGCCAATGAGAATGAAAATAATTGGAATACCATTGTCACACATGGGGTGGATAATTCGGTGTCTAAAAGATCAAGGAGGCCGGGTTCACCCGATGGTCGGACAGGATTTTTGCCCGACAGTAAGGACTTTGAAAAAGCTATTATTGCTGCGGTTTTGGGTTCGAGCACAAAACCGGAGAATATGAAGCTGGTGGAGAGAAAGATAGAAAAGAGGCTCAAGGTTTTTCAAGACATCACCCCATCAATAATAAGTCCTTCAAGAGCTTGA